AGAAGATATCAATCAACAAAAGGGTTATTTCCTAAATGGAAGTTTACATATGACAAAGATAGAGATTTGTATGTTTGTCCAAATGGTCAGGAGTTACAATATCGTACAACTACAAGAGAAGGTTATCGGGAATATAAGTCAGATCCTAAAAAGTGTACTAACTGCCCACTCCTGCCTGAGTGTACAAAATCTCAAAATAAAACAAAAGTAGTTACCAGACATGTTTGGGAGGAACATAAGGAAAAGGTTCGACTTAACAGACTTTCAAAGTCAGGTAAAATACTATATAAATTTAGAAAAGAAAAAGTAGAGCGAAGCTTCGCAGATTCAAAAGAACTGCATGGGCTTCGCTATTGTAGGTTACGGGGATTGCAAAATGCGAGTGAGCAAGTGTTACTTACCGCAGCATGCCAAAACATGAAAAAGATTGCCACGCACTTAGCCAGGTTTGAAAAAGTGTGTGGCAATCTCCAGGTTCATTCCCCCTGTTGATTGGAGCGGAAGGTGCGAAGACTCCTGCGGGAGTACGGGGCTGGGGAGACCCCGCAGGCGCTTAAGCGCTGAGGAGGCTCCCCGGCACGCCCGCGGAAAGCGAAGCACCTGGAGCGGAAATCAACAGGCCTTTGGGCAGGCAGAAAAATAAAAATTGCCGAGAAAGATACCTTTCTCGACAATCTGAGCACGCCTAAGCGTGCTTCTTCTTTTAGCTATTGACGGAAAGTCTGATTTTGGAAACTCTGCATCGGCTGCGATTGGAACGCTGGATTTACAAACGTCTGGTGTTGGAATCCAACAGATCCGGTCTGACCTGACAGTTCTCGTTCCAGCTGATTACATTGATTAATGACTTCCTGACATCTCTGAATTGCCATTTCATGTCCTTGGAGGCTTTGTTGAATGGTTTGAACAGCCATCCGCTCTTTTTGAATCATTTGCTCAAGCACCTGAGCATTTTGCTTCTCATTTTGAAGCATTTGTTGATATTGCTGGTTTGCCATTTGGGTTTGTTGAATTAACTGTTGTGCGAGCTGACGGCATTGTTGGATATGAGTAATTGAATGTTGGCTTGTATACATTCGTAAATCCCCCCATTATTAGGACTTTGACACATTTAGGATTGATATTCAACCCTCTATTATAATCCGCGTTTTGTACCCTTCTCATTCGTCTAGCTAAATTCCAAATAATGATGAGAATAACCCTTTTCTTATTAAAAGAAGAAAGGAACCCATGATGGATTCCTTCCTTCTGACTAAATTATTTGCCAATAAACATCTGTGTCCAGTGGTTGCCAGACTTCTCGTACCCTACTCCAATATGAGTAAAGTTAGTGCTTAAAATGTTCTGTCTATGCCCGGCGCTGTTCATCCATGCATTTACGACTTCTTGAGGTGTACGTTGACCCTGGGCGATATTTTCCCCAGCTGATCTATATGTCACACCAAAGTCCCTCATCATGTCAAATGGTGAACCATATGTCGGGCTTGTATGTGAAAAATAATTGTTTTGTGCCATGTCCAGTGATTTCTTTTGTGCCACTCCACTTAGTTGTGTATCATGTTTTAAAGCGGGTAAACCGTTTTTACTGCGTTGTGCATTGGTTAAATCAATAACCTGCTGAACATAGGCACTGACGTTACCAGTTGCTGGTGCTGGCGCTGCTGGCTTAGGTGCTGGTGCTGCTGGTGCCGGTGCTGCTGGTGCCGGTGCTGCTGGCGCTGGTGCTGCTGGTGCTGCTGGCGCTGCTGGCGCTGGTGCTGCTGGTGCCGGTGCTGCTGGCGCTGGTGCTGCTGTTGGACCTTGTTGTTGATTTGGTGCTTGTCCAGTTGGTCCTTGTTGTTGAGTGTTTGGTGCTTGTGCTGCCGGTCCTTGTTGTTGAATTCTACCTTGTTGGCCTCCAAATTGGTACCATTGGACTGATCCGAATGGAATGTACCTATACTGAGCGTGTTGAATTAAGATCGCTTTTGTATGAGGGTAACTTCTACTATCTAAAGTTGTTCGATCAGCAGAGATATTCAAAGCATCGTTCATATTGTTATTGTTGTTTTTGTTGTTTTTATTATTATTGTTATTGTTATTATTGTTATTGTTGTTCCCTACATTTACTAAATCAGGGTCTAACCCACGATTTAAAGGATTGTACCGGATATTATTTGTGTTATTAGTCGTACGGTTGTTATTTACATTTGTAGTATTGTTATTTCGATTTGTCGTACGATCATTATTTACATTTCTTGTACGATTGTTTCGATTGTTCGTACGATCATTATTTACATTGGTTACATTATCGTCATTACGCGCATTTCGATCCCAATCCGGATCATTATTATCTCTATTGCTGTAATCCTCGGTCAGAGGACCATTATGGTCAATACCATCATCTCTGTTATTCCCAACAGTTAAAAACGTATTGTCTCGATCTGCCCTGCTTGTACGCACTTCGTCCGCTGCGTCATTATTGTTATTACATGCAGCTAGACCGAATGTCAAAACACCAGATAGCAGTAAGCCTAAAGGTTTTTTTATCAAAGTAATTACCCCCTTGCAAAAATTTTTTTTTGCCTTCTTATTGTTGATTATTTTTCAATAAATATTGATGGAAATAACCGTGTTTTTTTACATAAAAAAAAACCGTATGGTAATGAAACCAACGGATTTTTTCCTATAATGAGGGTAAAGTAACATCAAGCACAACATTTCAATTTTTGGAAATTAAATTAACTTGCTTGCCAGCTTTTGCCTCAATGATATTATTATCGGCGCTCAGCCACACGGAAATAGCCGAAGGATTATAGACAAAATGGCTGTCGGCTGAGAATTTAAGGTTTTGAAATGCTTTGAAATAGTCCACAATTTCGATATTTGTTGCATACCAAATTTCACTTTTATTGCTGATTATTTCACAGAATGTTTCGATTAGGTCCCAGTTTTGATCATTGTCAAACTCATAACTATGACCCCAGACATACATCATATATAGATATTGTTTTTTGTTAAGTTGAACAAAATCTTCTGCTAGTTTGATTAAATTTCGGTTATGGTGACAGGTTGGATTCCATTCGTGGAAGTCATCCGGAATAGAAAAATTT
This genomic stretch from Neobacillus niacini harbors:
- a CDS encoding CAP domain-containing protein; this translates as MIKKPLGLLLSGVLTFGLAACNNNNDAADEVRTSRADRDNTFLTVGNNRDDGIDHNGPLTEDYSNRDNNDPDWDRNARNDDNVTNVNNDRTNNRNNRTRNVNNDRTTNRNNNTTNVNNNRTTNNTNNIRYNPLNRGLDPDLVNVGNNNNNNNNNNNNKNNKNNNNNMNDALNISADRTTLDSRSYPHTKAILIQHAQYRYIPFGSVQWYQFGGQQGRIQQQGPAAQAPNTQQQGPTGQAPNQQQGPTAAPAPAAPAPAAPAPAAPAAPAAPAPAAPAPAAPAPAAPAPKPAAPAPATGNVSAYVQQVIDLTNAQRSKNGLPALKHDTQLSGVAQKKSLDMAQNNYFSHTSPTYGSPFDMMRDFGVTYRSAGENIAQGQRTPQEVVNAWMNSAGHRQNILSTNFTHIGVGYEKSGNHWTQMFIGK